A single region of the Methylocystis echinoides genome encodes:
- the ppdK gene encoding pyruvate, phosphate dikinase, with translation MTKWVYSFSAGRSEGSAAMRELLGGKGANLAEMAALGLPVPPGFTITTDVCAFFYANGHSFPPNLEAQVDAAMAEIGRVAGHAFNDAKWPLLVSVRSGARASMPGMMDTVLNLGLNDQTVEALSHYSGDARFAWDCYRRFIEMYSSVVLGVEHHIFEEALDELKEAKGYTLDTQLSADDWRAATGQFKGIVEANAGVSFPQDPRAQLWGAIRAVFSSWMNHRAIVYRHLHNIPESWGTAVNVQAMVFGNMDANSATGVAFTRNPSTGVKELYGEYLMNAQGEDVVAGLRTPQPLTEIASRASPGEKISLEAAMPKVFAEFVQVADRLERHYRDMQDMEFTVERGKLWMLQTRGGKRTARAALKLAVDMANEGLITREEAILRVEPTSLDQLLHPTIDPSARRDILVTGLPASPGAAFGEIVFNPEEAETLAASGRKVILVRTETSPEDIHGMHAAEGILTARGGMTSHAAVVARGMGKPCVTGAGALRIDYDEQCFTVAGRRFVKGDRITIDGSAGHVIAGEVKMQRPELTGEFAVLMGWADDVRRLKVRANAETPSDARAARRFGAEGIGLARTEHMFFEGERIVAVREMILADDAEGRRTALAKLLPMQREDFKHLFEIMAGLPVTIRLLDPPLHEFLPHTDSELAAVARAMGADPVKLRRRALQLSEFNPMLGFRGVRLAVVFPEILDMQARAIFEAAIEAGLSTGAAAQIEIMAPLVFARAELDFVKARVEAMAALVEDETGVRPAYHIGTMIELPRAALRAGEIAPSANFFSFGTNDLTQTTLGISRDDSGSFLGVYVEKGVLPQDPFVSIDQEGVGELVALGCQRARAGRPDIVLGVCGEHGGDPASVAFFEKIGMDYVSCSPFRVPIARLAAAQAALGGTAEGTA, from the coding sequence ATGACCAAGTGGGTGTATAGTTTCAGCGCCGGCCGTTCGGAAGGGTCGGCCGCCATGCGGGAGCTTCTCGGCGGCAAGGGCGCCAATCTCGCCGAAATGGCCGCGCTGGGCCTGCCGGTGCCGCCCGGCTTCACCATCACGACCGACGTCTGCGCCTTCTTCTACGCCAATGGCCACAGCTTCCCGCCCAATCTGGAAGCCCAGGTCGACGCGGCCATGGCCGAGATCGGCCGCGTCGCCGGCCACGCCTTCAACGACGCCAAATGGCCGCTGCTCGTCTCGGTGCGCTCCGGGGCGCGGGCCTCCATGCCCGGCATGATGGACACAGTGCTCAATCTCGGCCTCAACGACCAGACGGTCGAGGCGCTCTCGCACTATTCCGGTGACGCCCGTTTCGCCTGGGACTGCTATCGCCGCTTCATCGAAATGTATTCCTCCGTCGTGCTCGGCGTGGAGCATCATATCTTCGAGGAGGCGCTGGACGAGCTGAAGGAGGCGAAGGGCTACACGCTCGACACCCAGCTTTCCGCCGACGACTGGCGCGCCGCCACCGGGCAGTTCAAGGGCATCGTCGAGGCCAATGCCGGGGTGAGCTTTCCGCAGGACCCGCGCGCGCAGCTCTGGGGCGCCATTCGCGCGGTGTTTTCGTCGTGGATGAACCATCGCGCCATCGTCTATCGCCATCTGCACAACATCCCCGAGAGCTGGGGCACGGCGGTCAATGTGCAGGCGATGGTGTTCGGCAATATGGACGCCAATTCCGCCACCGGCGTCGCCTTCACCCGCAATCCGTCGACCGGCGTGAAGGAGCTCTACGGCGAATATCTCATGAATGCGCAGGGCGAGGACGTCGTCGCCGGCCTGCGCACGCCGCAGCCGCTCACCGAGATCGCCAGCCGCGCCTCGCCGGGCGAGAAAATCTCGCTCGAAGCCGCCATGCCGAAAGTCTTTGCGGAATTCGTGCAGGTCGCCGACAGGCTCGAACGCCATTACCGCGACATGCAGGACATGGAGTTCACCGTCGAGCGCGGCAAATTGTGGATGTTGCAGACGCGTGGCGGCAAGCGCACGGCGCGCGCGGCGCTCAAACTCGCCGTCGACATGGCCAATGAAGGGCTCATCACGCGCGAGGAGGCGATCCTGCGCGTCGAGCCGACCTCGCTCGATCAGTTGCTGCATCCGACCATCGACCCTTCGGCGCGGCGCGACATTCTGGTGACGGGCCTGCCGGCCTCGCCCGGCGCGGCGTTCGGCGAGATCGTCTTCAATCCTGAAGAGGCGGAGACGCTCGCGGCGTCGGGGCGCAAGGTCATTCTCGTGCGCACCGAGACGAGCCCGGAAGACATTCACGGCATGCATGCGGCGGAAGGCATTCTCACGGCGCGCGGCGGCATGACCTCGCACGCCGCCGTCGTCGCGCGCGGCATGGGCAAGCCCTGCGTCACCGGCGCGGGCGCGCTGCGGATCGACTACGACGAGCAGTGTTTCACTGTCGCGGGGCGGCGGTTCGTGAAGGGCGACCGGATCACCATCGACGGCTCGGCTGGCCATGTAATCGCCGGCGAAGTGAAGATGCAGCGGCCCGAACTCACCGGCGAATTCGCCGTGCTGATGGGCTGGGCGGATGATGTCCGCCGGCTGAAAGTGCGCGCCAACGCCGAGACGCCGTCCGACGCGCGCGCGGCGCGCCGCTTCGGCGCCGAGGGCATCGGGCTGGCGCGCACGGAGCACATGTTCTTCGAGGGCGAGCGCATCGTCGCGGTGCGTGAGATGATCCTCGCCGATGACGCGGAGGGCCGGCGCACCGCGCTCGCCAAATTGCTGCCAATGCAGCGCGAGGACTTCAAGCATCTCTTCGAGATCATGGCGGGCCTGCCGGTGACGATCCGCCTGCTCGATCCGCCGTTGCACGAATTCTTGCCGCATACGGATTCCGAGCTCGCCGCTGTAGCCCGCGCCATGGGCGCCGATCCGGTGAAGCTGCGCCGCCGCGCGCTGCAACTCTCCGAGTTCAATCCGATGCTTGGTTTCCGCGGCGTGCGCCTCGCCGTGGTCTTTCCCGAAATTCTCGACATGCAGGCGCGCGCGATCTTCGAGGCGGCGATTGAAGCGGGCCTCTCGACTGGCGCGGCGGCGCAGATCGAGATCATGGCGCCGCTGGTCTTCGCCCGCGCGGAGCTGGACTTCGTCAAGGCGCGCGTCGAGGCCATGGCCGCGCTCGTCGAGGATGAGACGGGCGTCCGGCCCGCCTATCACATCGGCACGATGATCGAATTGCCGCGCGCCGCGCTGCGGGCCGGCGAAATCGCGCCCTCGGCCAATTTCTTCTCCTTCGGCACCAACGACCTCACCCAGACGACGCTCGGCATTTCGCGCGACGACTCGGGCTCCTTCCTCGGCGTCTATGTTGAAAAGGGCGTGCTGCCGCAGGACCCCTTCGTGTCGATCGATCAGGAAGGCGTCGGCGAACTCGTCGCGCTCGGCTGCCAACGCGCCCGCGCCGGGCGTCCCGACATTGTGCTCGGCGTCTGCGGCGAGCATGGCGGCGATCCGGCCTCTGTCGCCTTCTTCGAGAAGATCGGCATGGACTATGTGTCCTGCTCGCCCTTCCGCGTGCCGATCGCGCGCCTGGCCGCCGCGCAGGCGGCGCTGGGCGGCACGGCGGAAGGAACAGCGTAG
- a CDS encoding Crp/Fnr family transcriptional regulator, translated as MLENLIDAVTSWTASDSGKSTLSTVTSTVGWFEAAAVVGAAYFKGMIPLRAAAMTSNVLGITYGLLSGNLAVLTKHSINLPLNATRLLEMRRLIRSVRAASDSDLNFEWLKPFMHLDSFRATDFVFEKGDVAEQAYLLVEGRIEISEHGVILEPGAIFGEMALFTKNCKRTASAKCLTDVRLLSITYEQFEQLYFQNPKFGLYLVRLVVRRFESNHLGEELESS; from the coding sequence ATGCTCGAAAATCTAATTGACGCCGTGACGAGCTGGACCGCTTCGGACAGCGGCAAATCGACGCTCTCGACAGTAACCTCGACCGTTGGCTGGTTCGAGGCCGCGGCTGTTGTCGGGGCGGCCTATTTCAAGGGCATGATCCCGCTGCGCGCCGCCGCGATGACCAGCAATGTGCTGGGCATCACCTATGGGCTGCTGTCCGGCAATCTGGCGGTTCTGACCAAGCATTCGATCAACCTGCCGCTCAACGCCACGCGCCTGCTGGAGATGCGCCGGCTGATCAGGAGCGTGCGGGCGGCGAGCGACAGCGATCTCAATTTCGAGTGGCTCAAGCCCTTCATGCATCTCGACAGCTTCCGCGCCACCGACTTCGTCTTCGAAAAGGGAGACGTGGCCGAGCAGGCCTATCTTCTCGTCGAGGGCCGCATCGAGATTTCCGAGCATGGCGTCATTCTGGAGCCCGGCGCCATTTTCGGCGAGATGGCGCTGTTCACGAAGAACTGCAAACGCACCGCCTCCGCCAAATGCCTCACTGACGTGCGGCTTCTGTCGATCACCTATGAGCAGTTCGAGCAGCTCTACTTCCAGAACCCGAAATTCGGTCTCTATCTCGTCCGACTGGTCGTGCGCCGCTTCGAGTCGAACCACCTCGGCGAGGAACTGGAGAGTTCGTGA
- a CDS encoding secondary thiamine-phosphate synthase enzyme YjbQ, which yields MRQATRIIRLETGGRGFYDCTAALVDFVRGARMGEGLLTVFCRHTSASLLVQENADPSVLSDLQAAFDRLAPESAQYAHDTEGPDDMPAHIRAALTQTQLSIPVIGGALALGNWQGVYLVEHRRRLHRREIALHLIGE from the coding sequence ATGCGGCAGGCGACGCGAATCATCAGGCTGGAGACCGGCGGGCGCGGGTTCTACGACTGCACCGCCGCGCTCGTCGATTTTGTCCGCGGCGCGCGCATGGGCGAGGGGCTGCTGACGGTCTTCTGCCGGCACACCTCGGCCTCTCTGCTTGTTCAGGAGAATGCCGATCCGAGCGTGCTGAGCGATCTGCAAGCGGCCTTCGACCGGCTCGCGCCGGAAAGCGCGCAATACGCCCATGATACGGAAGGCCCCGACGACATGCCGGCGCATATCCGCGCCGCGCTCACCCAGACCCAGCTTTCCATTCCCGTGATCGGCGGGGCGCTGGCGCTGGGAAACTGGCAGGGCGTCTATCTCGTCGAGCACCGCCGCCGGCTGCACCGGCGCGAGATTGCGCTTCATCTGATCGGTGAATAG
- a CDS encoding cell wall hydrolase: protein MRRQSKARRVASASAPWALNVIAPWALGVGVLVSFTADAGQDAAADWNVAPLTARARALAEPTAFQLASFGEAASGDLGLSGQSRALVQHARLMVGAPDDLRSIPDESEPHVDLKPDVRHFPEVDRTHKGDPVIAMRPGFETQIINPAALGLAEPSRLTFRVEGKHAARTSVALAPRGPAPGDESIYEAEAARAEALTTTQTQKSTAAASPSQTATTATPPVSETPRDTSSKDIAERALHGATPSVTRAVALSSSTPAQPDALPIEVSSFPQARLALGGVGQEASRPDYASLVGRDNMDRERRCLAEAVYFESRSEPEAGQAAVAQVVLNRVQSGLYPASVCGVVYQNRHHYKACQFSFACEGKSLRITEQESWATAVRIANEVMDGHTYISDVGRSTHYHATYVKPRWARALTRMDMIGRHIFYRLKPGQT from the coding sequence ATGCGTCGTCAGTCGAAAGCGCGTCGAGTTGCAAGCGCCAGCGCGCCCTGGGCGCTGAACGTCATTGCGCCATGGGCGCTCGGCGTGGGCGTGCTCGTCTCCTTCACGGCGGACGCCGGGCAGGACGCGGCGGCCGACTGGAACGTCGCCCCGCTCACCGCCCGCGCCCGCGCGCTCGCCGAGCCGACCGCCTTCCAGCTCGCCTCCTTCGGCGAGGCGGCCTCGGGCGACCTCGGCCTGTCCGGCCAGAGCCGGGCGCTGGTGCAGCACGCCCGCCTCATGGTCGGCGCGCCGGACGATCTGCGGTCGATCCCCGACGAGAGCGAGCCGCATGTCGACCTCAAGCCCGATGTGAGACATTTTCCCGAAGTCGACCGCACGCACAAGGGCGATCCCGTCATCGCCATGCGTCCGGGCTTCGAGACGCAGATCATCAATCCGGCCGCGCTCGGCCTCGCCGAGCCGTCGCGGCTCACTTTCCGCGTCGAGGGCAAACATGCCGCCCGCACCAGCGTCGCGCTGGCGCCGCGCGGCCCGGCGCCCGGCGACGAGTCCATCTACGAGGCCGAGGCCGCGCGCGCCGAGGCGCTGACGACGACACAGACGCAAAAATCGACGGCCGCCGCCTCGCCCTCGCAAACCGCGACCACCGCGACGCCGCCGGTCAGCGAGACGCCGCGCGACACGAGCTCGAAGGACATCGCCGAGCGCGCCCTGCATGGCGCGACGCCTTCCGTCACGCGCGCCGTGGCGCTCAGCTCCTCGACGCCGGCGCAGCCGGACGCGCTGCCGATCGAGGTCTCGTCCTTCCCGCAGGCGCGACTGGCGCTGGGCGGGGTCGGGCAGGAGGCGTCGCGGCCGGATTACGCGTCTCTGGTTGGCCGGGACAATATGGACCGCGAGCGGCGCTGCCTTGCCGAAGCCGTTTATTTCGAGTCGCGCAGCGAGCCCGAGGCCGGGCAGGCGGCGGTCGCGCAGGTCGTTCTCAACCGCGTGCAGAGCGGGCTTTATCCGGCGTCGGTCTGCGGCGTGGTGTATCAGAACCGGCATCACTACAAGGCGTGCCAGTTCTCCTTCGCCTGCGAAGGCAAGTCGCTGCGCATCACCGAGCAGGAATCCTGGGCGACGGCGGTGCGCATCGCCAATGAGGTCATGGACGGCCACACCTACATCAGCGACGTGGGCCGCTCGACGCATTACCACGCAACCTATGTGAAACCGCGCTGGGCGCGCGCGCTCACCCGCATGGACATGATCGGCCGGCACATCTTCTACAGGTTGAAGCCCGGCCAGACGTGA
- a CDS encoding dodecin, with amino-acid sequence MEHTVYKVVELVGASPDSIEDAITAAIQRAGLSLRHLQWFEVVQIRGRIDKGNVDKYQVTLKVGFAHDLEHE; translated from the coding sequence ATGGAGCATACAGTCTACAAGGTTGTCGAACTCGTCGGCGCGTCGCCGGACAGCATCGAGGACGCCATCACGGCGGCCATCCAGCGCGCCGGACTGAGCCTGCGTCATCTCCAATGGTTCGAGGTGGTTCAGATTCGCGGCCGGATCGACAAGGGAAATGTCGACAAATATCAGGTGACGCTGAAGGTCGGCTTCGCCCACGATCTGGAGCACGAGTAG
- a CDS encoding AraC family transcriptional regulator, protein MTNKRNNTTLSPLVFGEARALEFATPQATEDYFGAIVPSLRAVHGNDAGNFLCRTSSLRVNTQMFVASSTTRYTMDLGEAPMCRFVMNQSGSVEVLRRGGPFHIGPQTSVFFSCDDQHVITRSGSVIVADIDRCRIESVAKSMLGDAGTEAVLDLSETRFIDNRIGGVSFLEAMSAIIASLNSYGSQSRVLSLLNLDESFYRLLATFIRPDLFLAEDFSHHKIDPSAIDCICDAVTSRTDKLLSLTEMESLSGLSARSIQYAFKKRFGCSPMEWQRAQRLDMAYRLLLNDPSAVSIREVAFQTGFASPSRFAEKFRERFGETPRQTIRSRRRAPNIRKDKSD, encoded by the coding sequence ATGACCAACAAACGTAATAATACTACCTTGAGTCCCCTCGTATTTGGAGAGGCTCGAGCCCTCGAGTTCGCAACGCCGCAGGCGACCGAAGATTATTTCGGCGCCATTGTTCCCAGCCTGAGGGCGGTTCATGGCAACGACGCGGGAAACTTTCTCTGTAGAACCTCGTCCCTGCGCGTAAACACGCAGATGTTCGTCGCGAGTTCAACGACACGGTACACCATGGATTTGGGCGAGGCCCCCATGTGCCGCTTCGTGATGAATCAGTCCGGTTCCGTGGAAGTTCTTCGCCGGGGCGGTCCGTTCCATATCGGACCGCAAACGTCCGTCTTTTTTTCCTGCGATGATCAGCATGTCATCACACGGTCCGGGTCCGTGATCGTTGCAGATATTGATCGCTGCCGGATCGAGTCGGTCGCAAAGTCAATGCTCGGAGATGCTGGAACCGAAGCAGTTCTGGACCTCTCCGAAACGAGGTTTATCGACAATCGAATTGGTGGCGTCAGTTTCCTCGAGGCAATGTCCGCCATTATAGCGTCGCTGAATTCCTACGGCTCGCAATCCAGGGTCTTGTCACTGCTGAACCTCGATGAATCATTTTACCGATTGCTGGCCACATTCATAAGGCCAGACCTGTTTTTGGCTGAAGATTTTTCCCATCATAAAATCGACCCGTCCGCGATCGACTGCATTTGTGACGCGGTGACGTCTCGCACGGACAAACTGCTCAGTTTGACAGAAATGGAGTCGCTCAGCGGCCTGAGCGCAAGATCAATTCAATATGCCTTCAAGAAGAGATTTGGGTGCTCGCCGATGGAGTGGCAACGCGCTCAGCGCCTTGACATGGCCTACCGCCTGCTCCTGAACGATCCTTCAGCGGTCAGCATCCGCGAGGTTGCCTTTCAAACCGGCTTTGCGTCGCCATCGCGGTTTGCGGAAAAGTTCAGGGAACGATTTGGAGAGACCCCGCGGCAGACCATCAGGAGCCGTCGGAGAGCGCCAAATATTCGCAAGGATAAATCTGACTGA
- the rplS gene encoding 50S ribosomal protein L19: MNIIEQLEAEQAARLMEGKTVPDFRPGDTVIVNVKVKEGDRSRVQAYEGVVIARNGGGLNESFTVRKISYGEGVERVFPIHGPLIDSIKLVRRGKVRRAKLYYLRDRRGKSARIAERVDHKAKA; this comes from the coding sequence ATGAACATCATCGAGCAGCTCGAGGCCGAACAGGCCGCCCGGCTCATGGAAGGCAAGACCGTTCCGGACTTCCGTCCCGGCGACACGGTCATCGTGAATGTGAAGGTGAAGGAAGGCGACCGCTCCCGCGTTCAGGCCTATGAAGGCGTCGTGATCGCCCGCAACGGCGGCGGCCTCAACGAGAGCTTCACCGTCCGCAAGATTTCCTACGGCGAGGGCGTCGAGCGCGTCTTCCCGATCCATGGCCCGCTGATCGACTCGATCAAGCTGGTTCGTCGCGGTAAAGTCCGTCGCGCCAAGCTCTATTATCTGCGCGACCGCCGCGGCAAGTCCGCCCGCATCGCCGAGCGCGTGGATCACAAGGCCAAGGCGTAA
- a CDS encoding VOC family protein — protein sequence MNRPRVAPYLTVSPAAAAIAFYTGAFNARQRAIMPSVDGLRIAHCELEINGGSVMLADFFPEFGQTRIPMPGDNATVSVSLEFDTAKDVDDTCARAAKMGAKIETQPMNSFWGTRYASLRDPFGHRWILNGKLDK from the coding sequence ATGAACCGCCCGAGGGTTGCGCCTTATCTGACCGTCAGCCCGGCCGCCGCGGCCATCGCCTTCTACACGGGCGCATTCAACGCGCGACAGCGCGCGATCATGCCCTCGGTCGACGGGCTGCGGATTGCGCATTGCGAACTGGAGATTAACGGCGGCTCCGTGATGCTCGCCGATTTCTTCCCGGAATTCGGCCAGACCCGCATCCCCATGCCCGGCGACAACGCCACCGTGTCGGTAAGCCTGGAATTCGACACAGCCAAGGACGTCGACGACACCTGCGCCCGGGCGGCCAAGATGGGCGCGAAGATCGAGACGCAGCCGATGAACTCCTTCTGGGGCACGCGCTACGCCAGCCTGCGCGATCCCTTCGGGCATCGATGGATTTTGAACGGGAAGCTGGACAAGTAA
- a CDS encoding small ribosomal subunit Rsm22 family protein — MEERSRPATALPAGLAAAIAARLEGRPRKALAESARRLSESYRARRPTADAIRDETDALAYALTRMPATYAAVVSVLTRLAVEQPAFAPKSLLDVGSGLGAAAYAAAGVWPELDALEMVDRSPAFLTLAAALAAESGVAPVAAARITRGDMTRLDATAAPRDLVTVAYALTELADAELDPMADRLWALAGGALVLVEPGTPRDHARLMRLRARLLARGAVILAPCPHGEACPLTAPDWCHFSVRLPRSREHKALKGADAPFEDEKFSYLVAARAGPPQAGRVLAPPLHQKAGVTLKLCGSTGLREIFLPKRDKARYERFRKKDWGDAIGPLPEEDG; from the coding sequence ATGGAAGAGAGATCGCGCCCCGCGACCGCCCTGCCGGCGGGTCTCGCCGCCGCCATCGCCGCCCGGCTGGAGGGCCGGCCGCGCAAGGCGCTGGCCGAGAGCGCCCGCCGCCTCTCCGAGAGTTACCGCGCCCGCCGGCCCACCGCCGACGCCATCCGCGACGAGACCGACGCGCTGGCCTATGCGCTGACCCGGATGCCGGCGACCTATGCGGCGGTCGTCTCGGTCCTGACCAGGCTTGCGGTGGAACAGCCGGCTTTCGCGCCAAAGAGCCTGCTCGACGTCGGCAGCGGCCTCGGCGCCGCCGCCTACGCCGCCGCCGGGGTCTGGCCGGAGCTCGACGCGCTGGAGATGGTCGACCGCAGCCCGGCGTTTTTGACCCTAGCCGCGGCGCTCGCGGCTGAAAGCGGCGTCGCGCCGGTCGCCGCCGCGCGGATCACGAGGGGCGACATGACCCGGCTCGACGCGACCGCCGCGCCGCGCGATCTCGTCACCGTGGCCTATGCCCTGACCGAGCTGGCCGACGCCGAGCTCGACCCGATGGCCGACAGGCTGTGGGCGCTTGCCGGCGGCGCGCTGGTCCTCGTCGAACCCGGCACGCCGCGCGATCACGCCCGGCTGATGCGCCTGCGCGCGCGGCTCCTTGCGCGCGGCGCGGTGATTTTGGCGCCCTGCCCGCATGGGGAGGCCTGCCCGCTGACGGCGCCGGACTGGTGCCATTTCTCCGTGCGCCTGCCACGGTCGCGGGAGCACAAGGCGCTGAAAGGCGCCGACGCGCCCTTCGAGGACGAGAAATTTTCCTATCTTGTCGCGGCCCGGGCCGGCCCGCCGCAGGCCGGACGGGTGCTCGCGCCGCCGCTTCACCAAAAGGCCGGCGTCACGCTGAAGCTATGCGGAAGCACGGGCTTGCGTGAAATTTTCCTGCCCAAGCGGGACAAGGCCCGCTATGAAAGATTTCGCAAGAAGGACTGGGGCGACGCCATTGGCCCCCTTCCGGAGGAAGATGGATGA